A single window of Nicotiana sylvestris chromosome 5, ASM39365v2, whole genome shotgun sequence DNA harbors:
- the LOC104250093 gene encoding uncharacterized protein isoform X3, with protein sequence MLHMDYRTVGFTISCNMERWVCRHWRALVSSHDYFITLYDDLSRASRPLILLQDYLTIKHGQDLYVVGENLNNKKKVAFKQLYLRPELMINKYWDHQLVLTYSCQGVLLFGDLKWQSTYYAFNPITQEEVAVQHTLHPGYLCALYFCPYTRQFRLLYAQVRGSCCQYFVYIFRKWTWRKIRSSSSFNFLSSGDTPAVVSGALHWIMDHDLEKKDIPPCANGIMVFRMDKEELSTIPHPGSMCNSKRRHRTMTLLVKDDSLCFCNLLISNYVVDIWILKDYEMRIWIKRYNIDLCDERIFPFSLYFMEISSLTSDICGRIKLLNIQEGELLLHLLGQGLFLYNLDHRTVKRIELPPRQSGWGLWYTPMPYMKSFLAIA encoded by the exons ATGCTTCACATGGACTACAGAACTGTTGGGTTCACTATTTCCTGCAATATGGAAAG ATGGGTTTGTAGGCATTGGAGAGCTTTGGTCTCATCACATGACTATTTTATCACCTTATATGATGATCTCAGTAGAGCTAGTAGACCCCTGATTCTCTTACAGGATTATTTGACTATCAAGCACGGGCAAGATCTTTAtgttgttggtgaaaaccttaaTAATAAGAAGAAGGTCGCCTTCAAGCAACTATATCTCAGACCTGAGCTTATGATTAATAAATATTGGGATCACCAACTTGTTCTTACGTACTCTTGTCAAGGAGTTCTTCTGTTTGGTGACTTGAAGTGGCAGTCTACTTATTATGCTTTTAACCCGATAACACAAGAAGAAGTAGCTGTACAACATACACTTCACCCCGGCTACTTATGTGCGCTTTATTTTTGTCCATACACAAGACAATTCAGGCTTCTTTATGCCCAAGTACGAGGCAGTTGTTGtcagtattttgtatatatttttaggaagtggaCATGGAGGAAAATTCGCTCGTCCTCCTCTTTCAACTTTTTGTCATCTGGTGACACTCCAGCAGTTGTGAGTGGAGCATTGCATTGGATCATGGACCACGATTTAGAAAAGAAAGATATTCCTCCTTGTGCAAACGGAATCATGGTTTTCAGAATGGATAAGGAAGAACTCTCTACTATCCCTCATCCTGGAAGCATGTGCAACTCAAAGCGAAGGCATCGAACTATGACTCTTTTGGTGAAGGATGATAGTTTGTGTTTCTGTAACTTGCTTATCTCTAACTATGTAGTGGATATATGGATCTTGAAGGACTATGAAATGCGTATATGGATCAAAAGGTACAATATTGATCTCTGTGATGAGAGAATTTTCCCTTTTAGTttgtatttcatggaaatttcATCCCTTACCAGCGACATTTGTGGGCGGATAAAGCTTTTGAACATCCAAGAAGGTGAACTTTTGCTTCACTTGCTGGGTCAAGGGTTATTTCTTTATAATTTAGATCATAGAACAGTGAAGAGAATTGAATTGCCGCCACGCCAGAGCGGATGGGGACTGTGGTATACTCCTATGCCTTATATGAAGAGTTTCTTAGCAATAGCCTAA
- the LOC104250093 gene encoding uncharacterized protein isoform X2 produces MLHMDYRTVGFTISCNMERCRWVCRHWRALVSSHDYFITLYDDLSRASRPLILLQDYLTIKHGQDLYVVGENLNNKKKVAFKQLYLRPELMINKYWDHQLVLTYSCQGVLLFGDLKWQSTYYAFNPITQEEVAVQHTLHPGYLCALYFCPYTRQFRLLYAQVRGSCCQYFVYIFRKWTWRKIRSSSSFNFLSSGDTPAVVSGALHWIMDHDLEKKDIPPCANGIMVFRMDKEELSTIPHPGSMCNSKRRHRTMTLLVKDDSLCFCNLLISNYVVDIWILKDYEMRIWIKRYNIDLCDERIFPFSLYFMEISSLTSDICGRIKLLNIQEGELLLHLLGQGLFLYNLDHRTVKRIELPPRQSGWGLWYTPMPYMKSFLAIA; encoded by the exons ATGCTTCACATGGACTACAGAACTGTTGGGTTCACTATTTCCTGCAATATGGAAAG ATGTAGATGGGTTTGTAGGCATTGGAGAGCTTTGGTCTCATCACATGACTATTTTATCACCTTATATGATGATCTCAGTAGAGCTAGTAGACCCCTGATTCTCTTACAGGATTATTTGACTATCAAGCACGGGCAAGATCTTTAtgttgttggtgaaaaccttaaTAATAAGAAGAAGGTCGCCTTCAAGCAACTATATCTCAGACCTGAGCTTATGATTAATAAATATTGGGATCACCAACTTGTTCTTACGTACTCTTGTCAAGGAGTTCTTCTGTTTGGTGACTTGAAGTGGCAGTCTACTTATTATGCTTTTAACCCGATAACACAAGAAGAAGTAGCTGTACAACATACACTTCACCCCGGCTACTTATGTGCGCTTTATTTTTGTCCATACACAAGACAATTCAGGCTTCTTTATGCCCAAGTACGAGGCAGTTGTTGtcagtattttgtatatatttttaggaagtggaCATGGAGGAAAATTCGCTCGTCCTCCTCTTTCAACTTTTTGTCATCTGGTGACACTCCAGCAGTTGTGAGTGGAGCATTGCATTGGATCATGGACCACGATTTAGAAAAGAAAGATATTCCTCCTTGTGCAAACGGAATCATGGTTTTCAGAATGGATAAGGAAGAACTCTCTACTATCCCTCATCCTGGAAGCATGTGCAACTCAAAGCGAAGGCATCGAACTATGACTCTTTTGGTGAAGGATGATAGTTTGTGTTTCTGTAACTTGCTTATCTCTAACTATGTAGTGGATATATGGATCTTGAAGGACTATGAAATGCGTATATGGATCAAAAGGTACAATATTGATCTCTGTGATGAGAGAATTTTCCCTTTTAGTttgtatttcatggaaatttcATCCCTTACCAGCGACATTTGTGGGCGGATAAAGCTTTTGAACATCCAAGAAGGTGAACTTTTGCTTCACTTGCTGGGTCAAGGGTTATTTCTTTATAATTTAGATCATAGAACAGTGAAGAGAATTGAATTGCCGCCACGCCAGAGCGGATGGGGACTGTGGTATACTCCTATGCCTTATATGAAGAGTTTCTTAGCAATAGCCTAA
- the LOC104250093 gene encoding F-box protein At3g07870-like isoform X1, whose product MALECFTWTTELLGSLFPAIWKGEEEITETFERLPDCLIIDILSRLPTYSLLRCRWVCRHWRALVSSHDYFITLYDDLSRASRPLILLQDYLTIKHGQDLYVVGENLNNKKKVAFKQLYLRPELMINKYWDHQLVLTYSCQGVLLFGDLKWQSTYYAFNPITQEEVAVQHTLHPGYLCALYFCPYTRQFRLLYAQVRGSCCQYFVYIFRKWTWRKIRSSSSFNFLSSGDTPAVVSGALHWIMDHDLEKKDIPPCANGIMVFRMDKEELSTIPHPGSMCNSKRRHRTMTLLVKDDSLCFCNLLISNYVVDIWILKDYEMRIWIKRYNIDLCDERIFPFSLYFMEISSLTSDICGRIKLLNIQEGELLLHLLGQGLFLYNLDHRTVKRIELPPRQSGWGLWYTPMPYMKSFLAIA is encoded by the coding sequence ATGGCACTGGAATGCTTCACATGGACTACAGAACTGTTGGGTTCACTATTTCCTGCAATATGGAAAGGTGAAGAAGAAATTACTGAAACTTTCGAACGTTTGCCTGATTGTCTCATCATTGATATTCTAAGTAGACTTCCAACATATTCTCTTCTTAGATGTAGATGGGTTTGTAGGCATTGGAGAGCTTTGGTCTCATCACATGACTATTTTATCACCTTATATGATGATCTCAGTAGAGCTAGTAGACCCCTGATTCTCTTACAGGATTATTTGACTATCAAGCACGGGCAAGATCTTTAtgttgttggtgaaaaccttaaTAATAAGAAGAAGGTCGCCTTCAAGCAACTATATCTCAGACCTGAGCTTATGATTAATAAATATTGGGATCACCAACTTGTTCTTACGTACTCTTGTCAAGGAGTTCTTCTGTTTGGTGACTTGAAGTGGCAGTCTACTTATTATGCTTTTAACCCGATAACACAAGAAGAAGTAGCTGTACAACATACACTTCACCCCGGCTACTTATGTGCGCTTTATTTTTGTCCATACACAAGACAATTCAGGCTTCTTTATGCCCAAGTACGAGGCAGTTGTTGtcagtattttgtatatatttttaggaagtggaCATGGAGGAAAATTCGCTCGTCCTCCTCTTTCAACTTTTTGTCATCTGGTGACACTCCAGCAGTTGTGAGTGGAGCATTGCATTGGATCATGGACCACGATTTAGAAAAGAAAGATATTCCTCCTTGTGCAAACGGAATCATGGTTTTCAGAATGGATAAGGAAGAACTCTCTACTATCCCTCATCCTGGAAGCATGTGCAACTCAAAGCGAAGGCATCGAACTATGACTCTTTTGGTGAAGGATGATAGTTTGTGTTTCTGTAACTTGCTTATCTCTAACTATGTAGTGGATATATGGATCTTGAAGGACTATGAAATGCGTATATGGATCAAAAGGTACAATATTGATCTCTGTGATGAGAGAATTTTCCCTTTTAGTttgtatttcatggaaatttcATCCCTTACCAGCGACATTTGTGGGCGGATAAAGCTTTTGAACATCCAAGAAGGTGAACTTTTGCTTCACTTGCTGGGTCAAGGGTTATTTCTTTATAATTTAGATCATAGAACAGTGAAGAGAATTGAATTGCCGCCACGCCAGAGCGGATGGGGACTGTGGTATACTCCTATGCCTTATATGAAGAGTTTCTTAGCAATAGCCTAA